From Arcobacter sp. CECT 8986, a single genomic window includes:
- a CDS encoding putative metalloprotease CJM1_0395 family protein encodes MLVNDNLTASTIYQQIAQKKAQLANIDKEEFQKSSFEKEDSVNLSDTKYDENDYERVLSKFQNLDSKIRTHEQTHASLGSTTGAINYTYQMGPDGKLYATGGHVRLDTSIPKDPDAALAKLEELKKASGGPSELSSADASIARAANLNKMLILSRQQQGESNEN; translated from the coding sequence ATGTTAGTAAATGATAATTTAACAGCATCAACAATTTATCAACAAATTGCTCAAAAAAAAGCGCAACTTGCTAATATAGATAAAGAAGAGTTCCAAAAATCTTCTTTTGAAAAAGAAGATAGTGTTAATCTATCTGATACTAAATATGATGAAAATGATTATGAAAGAGTATTAAGTAAATTTCAAAACTTGGACTCTAAAATACGAACTCATGAACAAACGCATGCCTCTTTGGGTTCAACAACTGGAGCAATTAATTATACATATCAAATGGGTCCAGATGGAAAATTATATGCAACAGGTGGTCATGTAAGACTTGATACATCAATACCAAAAGACCCAGATGCAGCATTAGCAAAGTTGGAAGAGTTAAAAAAAGCTTCAGGTGGTCCATCTGAATTAAGTAGTGCTGACGCAAGTATAGCAAGAGCAGCAAATTTAAATAAAATGCTTATTTTAAGTAGACAGCAACAAGGAGAATCAAATGAGAATTGA
- the trxC gene encoding thioredoxin TrxC, translating into MDRLNIVCPHCNKVNRIPNKESYKVANCGNCKESLLDTTPIELSNENFDHVLVNSDIPVIVDFWASWCQPCKMMAPIFKDVSKKYPLKVLFAKVNTENEEAIASKFMIKSIPTLIIFKQGKEVKRVSGALDPLRLSNFINENL; encoded by the coding sequence ATGGATAGATTAAATATTGTATGTCCACATTGTAATAAAGTAAATAGAATACCAAATAAAGAGTCTTATAAAGTAGCAAACTGTGGTAATTGTAAAGAATCTTTACTTGATACTACGCCTATTGAGTTATCAAATGAAAACTTTGACCATGTATTAGTAAATTCAGATATTCCGGTAATTGTTGATTTTTGGGCTTCTTGGTGTCAGCCTTGTAAAATGATGGCTCCAATATTTAAAGATGTTTCAAAAAAATATCCATTAAAAGTTTTATTTGCAAAAGTAAATACAGAAAATGAAGAAGCTATCGCTTCAAAATTTATGATTAAATCAATTCCTACTCTTATTATTTTCAAACAAGGTAAAGAAGTAAAAAGAGTAAGTGGAGCACTAGATCCACTAAGACTTTCAAATTTTATAAATGAGAATTTATAA
- a CDS encoding DUF523 domain-containing protein, producing the protein MKILVSSCLLGEKVRYSGSSSISSIDDMELFDKILASNEIFPICPEVISGLPIPREPAEQIDNKVITKSNIDLTKEFNFGAKKALDICLENSIEVALLKSKSPSCGTRVVYDGTFSSNLIEGLGVTAKLLNKHSIKLFDETQLVELNDFLNKK; encoded by the coding sequence ATGAAAATATTAGTATCTTCTTGTCTATTAGGTGAAAAAGTAAGATACAGTGGCAGTAGCTCTATATCATCTATTGATGATATGGAGTTATTTGATAAAATATTAGCTTCAAATGAAATCTTTCCTATTTGTCCTGAAGTTATTTCAGGACTACCTATTCCAAGAGAACCAGCTGAACAAATAGATAATAAAGTTATTACAAAATCAAATATAGATTTAACTAAAGAGTTTAACTTTGGTGCAAAAAAAGCATTAGATATATGTTTAGAAAATAGTATAGAGGTTGCTTTATTAAAATCAAAGTCACCAAGTTGTGGAACAAGAGTTGTCTATGATGGAACATTTAGTTCAAATTTAATAGAAGGATTGGGTGTTACTGCAAAACTTTTAAATAAACACTCAATTAAACTTTTTGATGAAACTCAATTGGTTGAATTGAATGATTTTTTAAATAAAAAGTAG